A stretch of DNA from Syngnathus acus chromosome 1, fSynAcu1.2, whole genome shotgun sequence:
ATAAGAACAGAATGAGCTGCATTTAATCTCTTATGACAAGCAAGGGGTCTCCCTGCTAGTGCTTGTCCCTCCTTGGGCTCTTATGCAAATTAGCCACATGGCCGTCTGACATTCTTAAGTCAATAAATCTTATCCGTTGAGTTGATTTTACAAAGGCTCAAACAATTTCTTGAATTGGAAAAATTCTAGCTGCAAACGTGTGTCCATACAAACAAATAGATGTGAGTCAGAGCAGATGTGGAGCCTACCTTGAGAGAGTCTAGCTCATCATTGCTGAGGTTGGCTCTCTTGGCAGCCTCCCACAGTTCAATCACACGAGGCTCCCGGAATTCTACGGTGACAATCGACACACGTGAAAACGGCATAAATGCACTGAATACAAAAGCTTGAGAGCGAAAAGAGGCAGTGAGAACGCAACAGGGAGAGACCGCGGTTGAAGTGAAAGACTAACAGTGACTCAGCAAGCTAGAATTTGCCGACAGACTCGGTGAGAGCTGAACATAATGATAATGTGTGGGTGTTTCCCCTCACCGCTGTCCTCTGTGAAGCCCTCGTGGCTGAGCTTACGGAGGCGCGCAAAGCCTTGGTTGAGGTCGCTCATCTTCTGCTTCAGCTCCGTATGCTTCTGTTGCACCGCCTGCTCTTTGCCGTCACCCTCCAGGGGTGAGATTACATTCTTGTGGATCTCTGGGAATCGAAGGGGTACAGGTCGGGAGTCAAAGCACTTTAAAAGATGATGTGAAGAGGAGGACGTGTGATGGAAACAATGATGAAGGCAAGTGTGCTGAGGCATTTGCTCTTGCTACGAGAGATGGAGGTTACTAACGTTTAACATCAATTTGCCCTTTTCTTTATATGGCATTCATTTTGTAGAAAGGGCACGATCGGTATTGGTGAATTTATTTTGGCTGATATGATGTTGACTTCAAATTGcaaccacaataataaaatgcattGTAATGTTAATGTTGTTTATCATTATGCCCAAATAATGACATGCGTATCTGCAAAAGTGGTGGCTGGTCAACAGAGGCAAATATGGTTGGTACCCCGTTGAGTGGAAACAAAAGCCCACAGTGGTCACAGAATTAACTTGAATCTGACAAAGtaacaaaatgcaaatatatatACGTTATATTGACATACAAGACTTTCAGTTTTCCTCTTATGGGTTAAGATCAGGAGTTAGTTATTAATATTCCTGATGCTCTTTGAGATTTCTTTGTGATAAAAGTCTGTATTATTGCTTGAACAAGATATAATGCCCagaaaatgttaaatattaaGTTTGGCTTTGTACTtgataatttttatttttttaaaaacccaTTTCACTTGTTCTCTGAACCATTGCTTGAGCCAGTTCTGGCAGGGCCACCACAACATGGCTTCTTGGTGACATTGATTGACCTGTTCATCTAAATGGGCAGTAGGGAGCGCTCATCTTCCAAACAGTTAAATAGTTCCCATCACTGACAACCATTTTTCCCAATGAcagaaaaatgtcaagacCATCAATCATTTTAGACAGACGACAATACCGGAGGCAGAATTCCATAAGAGCTTTACCTCCACCGTAGAAGGAGCTCATGTTGCTCCTCCGACAGAACATGAGCGCGACACTCAGCACTAgattaaaaacacaatgttGTGTTTCCAAACAAACACTGTCTGAGTATTTGTGGCAACAAACTAATTGCTACATATATCACCAAATCTCTAGTGAGAGTTACACTTGACAGTGATATAGAGCTTTAGGTGGCGGTGGAGGCAGCGTGGAAGCAAAAAGACTCCCTCCCAGGCAGCCTATGATTGGCTGAACATTTAAGTGCATCAGACAAGCAGAAAAGTACCTGCGGCAGGTTCATGGCACATGCTACAGTGGTGCGCTCCAACAGAAAGGTTCTGTCACAAAACGGGTGGCAAGTGTCAGTCCTAGCCAGAGGAGACCGGCGGCGGCTTTAAACACATTGCCGTATAATATGTCAAATAGCTAACGTGATGTCAAGGCCATGCAGTGTGAGCTGGTGGCTGTTCACGTGCGACACAGTATGTCACACGTGTCAAATGCAAGACCTGCGGCCCTGcatgtcattttattgtttgtagTATCAAGCTTGCCACAATTCTTCCTTTACAAGTGCACCGCACCCTCTGCAGTAAACTAGGGTGACCAGACGTCCTCTTTTTTCCAGATATGTCCTACCTTAGAGACCTAAGAAAATGTCCGGGGGGGATTTCAAAATCGTCCAGTCTACACCGAGTGTTTACAAGCAATGCACGTTCACGGaggaattaaataaaaaaattcccgTGCTTTTGCCAGGGTCGTGATCCTTATGAAGCCGAGTGCGTGACATGTAAAGCAGGCACTTGCGTGTCTGTGGCAATTAAGGTGCAAACGACCTGCAGTCACACTTCAATTCAGCCAAGCACACAAAAGCAGCGAGGCATTCTGGGCATTCATGAGCTAGTTGTCAGAGAATTTACATCCAGCCATTGTGAGTTTTGTCGATGATCATGCAAAATCAGACGTGTATCCCACAGAGTTAATGCCTGACGTGGTGGGCTTAATGGACGAGGTGGAGGCATGCGCAGTGGAGGACCGTTGCTTCCAATAAACCCACTAATCCTTGATAATGGCATGCCTCAAAGGTCATGAACCCACTTGTACCACAGTCACAGAGAATAAACGTTTGATGAAACAAACTAATTTCATACGTTTGCAATCCAAATGGAAAGGTTTACCAAAACTATATGTTGTCACATTCAAGTCATTCCAATCCCGTAACTTTTAGTGaacatgtaattatttttttataattaattAGAAAATATGGTCAATGTTTCATCCACATATTGGGATCTTAGTAAATCTTGGCCAAAAGTGTGTGAACATAAATAAGTATGTAATACGTGTCCTTCACGTGCTTGTGAGGACGATAATGGTTTAACGCTCACCCTCTGTCCTGCTCACAGTATCCATGAGGATGTTGTACTCATGGATCTTGTCCTTGTGGTGCTGAAACTCTCTCTTCAGGTTCAGCAGCTCGTCCTCAGTGAACTTCCCGGAGCTTTTTGCCTGCCcgacaaaacacaaatgaaactGGCGGCAGAGCATAAAGCACATGATTGTACGTAGACATACTTGACGTCAAATAAATCACTGGGACATGTCATCTTCTATAACGCACAAAGGCATGGCAGTGGAATTAATGAGTATTGTACCAAATGGTTCAATGCGCACAAATACAAGCTTACTAGTGTCAAAACCTCAAGCAAAAATTGTTTAGATTTGCCAGAGGGTTGATTAATTTGTGAGTCACTCCACATCGAGTAAGCAGCTTTGATTTTTATTCCTAGAATTTGTTCACTCTCAGACTCAACGTACACCTTTTATTATGTTTGCTGTTTTGGAACATTCATCAAATATCCCATAGATTGAGACAGACAGGACCATTAGGCCTCAGAGCGGCACTAAAAGTTTCCAAAAGTTGTGCAGGAGAGGCTCATTGTAGCCATTAACACAGTAATGAGACATTTGACAGATATCATATGCAAGCTAATGAGATTTCTTACCAAACAGAGCAGCTTTTGTTTGAAGCCACCCGCTTTTCAAGCTTGTAAACATATTGGAACAGACATGATTACATTAACTTTAAGTGACTAACATTTGATATTTGCTGGCATAAGTCTGACTTGTATTAACTCCATCAAGCCTGTGACCCACTGATTTCACCAGACTGTTGCTTTCTTCAGTCAAAATGCTTTTCCAGGCCTTTACTCGAGCCTCTTTcaattattgtttgtttttgttggggGTTCTTCTCCCTTCAATCTCCTCTTTAAGAGGTAAAATGAATGTTGTATTGAGTTAAGGTCTGGTCATTGACTTGGCCAGTCATAGATCTTCCACTTGTTCACACTGCCTGCATATAAACACATACCTTGTTCCACAGTTTATCCAGTTTGGGATCTTCAAATATATCGCCATCTCTAACGTCATGGTCCTTGAGAGAGTTGCTCTCCAGGGGTCTGGTGTCTCTTTTGCCATCCATTCCATACTTGGCCAGGATCACTATCAAGCGCAGGGAAAGCAAAACACTTCAGTTGCTAAGGGGGAGCATtgataactaaataaatataaagctagtatttggaagaaaaaaaaatcttcacagACTTGATAAAGCCTGGTTGAAATTGTGAGCCCTTAAGTGTTGCCCTACTCATACAATAACTGAACTCCATGTTGTGGAGGAAAATCTCATGATTATTTTCATATTGCTGTTTCAATCCACAAGTCTGAAACTGATCAATTATACTTTATAAATACAGGTCAGAATAATACACTAAATCGAATAAAGATTATAATTTCACCATGAAGCTGATTCAAGACGGCTAAATGCATGACTGTTTCTCagagggataaaaaaaaaatatatattgcgGCTCACAGTTGGCAGCATAAAGTATCAGCATCTTACCAAGAAGTGCTTTGCATCAACACAGTGTTGGACTTGGCTCTGTCCTCATTGTGCTGCTCCAGTAAACTGTTATTACAGCAGCTAATTCAGCACCACTTCACATGGTGTGGTAACCCATTCGTATCACTCATTAACCAGTTAGTGGcgagagcacacacacattcagtgCCTCCAACCCTCATGGTCCCCAAACTCACAAACGATCCACTCATTTAACTTTTTATGGCTACAGGTGACTTAAAGGAGCTGCAATAACCGGCTAGTAAAACAAGCACATAGTATACGCCCCCAATACATACGGTAGGAGTGATGAAGGTCTTTTATGGTCCGCGCCTTCAGCAATGATATTTAGCCAACACAGAAGCATtgactcttttctttttccaaggACACTGATGCAGTGCAAAGTGAAATGTGAAGTAAAGTCCAGATGGCTTCTGGACTCCACTGATGCAGGTGTTGATGAATTATTCACATCCCATGTCATATCACAAACTACTGACACTTCTGTCACCTAATGACGAACAGATGAGCGAGAGAAAACAGTCCAAATAACAGTTTTCAAACTAAACATGCCTGTAGCATATCATTGGTGCTGTAAACATTGTGCAGAGAATGCACTACTCACAATAAATTGGAATATTTGGCATTCAGGTGAAATTTGAGggtgaaaggaaaatacactAACTGTCTAATCTTTTGAGTAATGCCCAAGTGTTCAATGTTTCAGTTCTTTTTGCACAATTTGCTGTTCTCTAACTATGCGCTGagtgaaaaaatgcacaataagtGCTTGATCCATAAATTGAGCTCATAATATTCAAGGACATCTATGTTTATGACCCTCTCTACCCATCTCTCATATTCATCAGCAGTTTTGCAACAGAGATATATGTAACACTATAAGCTCAGTGGTCACGTCCTTCTGAGAACATCCTTGCAAAGGTGATGTACTGTTGATCATTTTTTAGGCACCATCTCTGTCTCCAGATGTAATTAACAGCAGGTTTTGAAGTCACTCACCAATGTTTGCTGAGAAAGACAAGCTACGAAGTTGCCCCAATGAGAATCAAAACAAAGGAATATACTGTACTACTACTAAAAGTTAACCAACCATTCAGACACAAGTTGATTATTTCTGATCATAACAAACTAATCCATGTCCTCAAAGAAAATTCAATTGACACAGAGACAGCCTCACCATTAAAGTTACGGCGGATTTGGGCCTCTTTCTCTCCGTTTTCATCCAGTCCCTCAACCTTGAATTTCTTCCATTGCAGCTCAGCCTTCTCCTGGATTTTCAGGTCACTGTGCAGCTCAGCTTGCTTCACAGGTGACAACTTCATCTGCCAAAACACAGGAAATCATTACACTAAgtgttaaaatgtttgttcCGCTAatcaaaaatgaacatttcaatCATTACTCACTTTTAtgattctttattttttatttatccttcttaatatttttgtaagaTTTGTTAACTGGTACAAACCTAAATACAAAGGAAAATGggttttgatttaaaagatGCCAAAAGGTCCGCATAATTTGTTTCCCTTCCACTGTAGTTCATTCATTGGTcatatgaatgttttttttttttaaagcactaCAGTTCATTAATTCATTATAGCATAATAGCTTAACACATCACTTTAAGCTATATATGTTGAAGAACaaaaattaatattattttaaggTTAGTGTATTTTACAAACTTAAtacaacacatttttcttttcttgtagGAAACGTTTGTTCACTACTCAAGATGCAATGTGTCATATTGGCTCGGAAGTGATTCCAACCACATAATAAATCTTTGATCGAATTGATCATACGTACCCGTAAAGCCTTGTTCCACACCTGGTTCAACTTGGATACCCTGAATTCGATCGTCTGTTCATCACCGTCGCCAGCTTTGATGGGCTCGTTTAACTCCCGAGAGTATTTCCCAGCCATCACACATACAccgagaaaaacaacaatgaatgaaaacagttCTTTCATCTTGAATATGAACGACGCCGGGTGTCTAAAGAACAACTACAATAAAAAGGTACGCCACTCAAGAGAGTCTTAACAGATTGAcagttttgttattgttgtgctTGGATGGAGTAAAACACGTGACCAAAGGGAGCAGTCAGTTCCGCATTCGTTGCATTGTGGGCAAGGTAGTCTATTTACTTGGAAACGATTATGTACAGAGTGTAAATATGGCTCTTTTAAACTACAAATCCCAAGTTGCAGCGTGGCGTCGTTGCCAGGCAGCGGAGACATGTAGCAAATCGAAAGCCTCCACGCGTTTCAGCGACTGGAGGCTGCATCCAAAAGCCATTTCCTGGAGTGTGCAATTTAAATTTATTAATACTCAATTGCTGATTGATGATTAGTGCTAATAATCGATTTATCTGTAAATTAAATTTGACAACAAGGGAAAGAATACTACTAGTAGAAGTGGTAATAGTAGTATTCATAGATCTCTTGATTGTGGCGCAATTTGGTTTTGGGGGACAAGATGACAGCATCACTTCATGACAGGACATGAACATACTGCAATATACTATGCACCTTTGATTCAAATTAAATGTGACTTGTTGCATCATTCTCCATGATCTACCTCCCTACCTGGCTCCCCAAATCTACTTCTATGTCATGTAGGTCTTGCCAGTTTTGGTATTGGTACAGTTGGAGAGATTTTCTACTGGATATGGGCTTTACATGGGTTATTTAGGGAGGGATTAAAGTGTCAGTGAACACAGGGTTTAATTGTTCCGCACAGTGATTATAGATACTTTTCCAGATTTTATAAAAGCCTGTTTTTAATGATGGATTACAGCAGGTAAAAAAGACTTAGGATGCAGCAGTGGTAAATCGGGCAGCATGACACTAGCCTCAGTATCTCTACTGCTGTCAAATAAACTGAAAATGGTGTTGTGCTCGTTTGCCCTTTCCAGTCCCTCACCTCCAAGCAGGCTCAAGATGTTAgggaacaacaaaaatgaaagtgagGTTAATCTGAGTGTCTTGAAAAGGTGGCAGGTGTGTGGTGACTTCCATTTAACATGactttgaatgtgattggttaaTTCTGAACGCGGCCACATCCCCAGTTACAAGAGGGTGTTCACACTTTTGCAACAATATCAgctcaattttttttgcttcctctTTTGAGAAACATTAAATTATACCGTATGTCAAATTAactttggaattttttttgatTCAGCTCCTGTACTGAATATCACCAGATTGCAAAGGTATACTTAATGTTCTAACGAACAAACCTATTTCCTGGCAATGCAATTTAAATAAAGTTGTGATTAGATTGCCATGTATGGAAAAGTAATAAAAGAACGTTCATTCCCACAGAACCCCACATGACCATGCACCAAAATATGTGTTAGTTTTGATATTGgtatgctttttgttttactctcCATCAAATCCTTGTCGAATGACTCAACAGTACTCATCAATCATGTCACTTCCTCCAAAGGAAACATCTACGGAGTGATGTGCTTGGTATTTTGCAACTGAATGGTTGGGTGCTCGCACTATTACCGTATACCGTGCCAGCAAAAGTGTGTAcagagaaacattttatgaagGGAAGCTGTAAGACAGCAAATAATCCACCGCGTCGCGACATAAACAATGTTTGTTGACACCAGCATATTGGCAAGAATTCAACTTAGTGCACTGAGACTGAGAGCAAAAACAGGCTAAAGGGAGGACAAtaagaaaagcaaagaaataaTGCAAGACAGACACTTTTATCAGCAAGCTGTGTTGTGAGACAGCCATAATAGAATAAAAGATATATTCAATCACAAGCCTTGAACAAACACTGTCATTAAGACCAAGCGTTTGCAATAAATTAGCTGTGATCATCCTGTTGCCAGTGCTAATTCAACTGCAGCGAGCAGCAGAGGCAGACATAACATTTACTTTAAGTTTAGCTTGTCTCAAATTAGCTTTTTAACTTTCCAAAACCTTTCATCCTGCTTTTCACAAGGTACCAACAGCCATCTTAACTAACCTACTGCTTGAAAACATtgcatacattttaaatgtatgatGTATATTTAATGACTTCAGATTAACTTTCTCTTGCTTTTGATGTTTAATGTTTTCATCTCTTTCATTTGTCAGTTTGATGTGTCCTTGGGtaaaaaaggcattttttgttgttgttgttgtcaaaTAAAACCACAGTAAAAATCATTAGATGTAAGGTAGAGGTTGTTGTCCGAAATGATCACCAAGAACTAAACaagatatataaaaaaaagcacagttgCCTCGTGTTAGTAATTTTGTTTCCGAGAGGAAAGATGCTTCACCTTTACCACTGCAGGTGAAAGAGTGGAACGTTTCCAAGGAAACATGATTTAATAAAAGAGTACTCCAATCCGATCAGCCTTTGACGGACCACGGTGGATTCTAACTTTATTTCCACCCCTCCCTTCACATCAGTCTGTCTGTTTCTGAATGTTTTGAATTCCATAAAGaaaattaatacatttttatacacATAACCTGCATGGCTGCAGAAAGGAAGGCGGCTTTAGACTGCTCAGGGGATTATGGGTGTCTCGCTAAAATCACAGATGACCAGCAGATGCAAAAATGCTGCATAGAATCTTTCTCATTACAATTGATACTGTCTCTCCATGAAACCATTTCGTTTATACTGTCTTGCTTTGTTTCATTgctctttgtgtgtttatatgcGCATGTAGCAGTAGATTCAATATTCATTAAATACTCGCAGTCTGCTGACCTTTTCCTTTCTCCCTTCTTGAGTCCATACCTCATTTGATTCAATCAGAGACGCTcatttgcaaaacaaactttcatttacaaatgtattcCTTGAGGACATTGTtgggagaaaagaaaggagACAGGAGACCATAAAGAGCAATCGTAAAGATGAGTGGAATATGAAAGTGATTCTTTTACAATATTGGGAAATCAATTAAGTAATCAATTTCTTTATATTgcttaaatcattttaaaagagaAATGACAGCCTTGTTTGGAAAATGGTGTCTAATTTTATATTCGAGCTGATGTTGCAACTACTGTTCAGATGCAATAATTGAAAGAGGAGaaccatattattattatattacaaTTTGGGTTATGTTTTTACTTAGaggacaaacaaagaaaaaatgctatgctagttttgtttttaaattattattaggcGTCACATT
This window harbors:
- the lrpap1 gene encoding alpha-2-macroglobulin receptor-associated protein, with translation MKELFSFIVVFLGVCVMAGKYSRELNEPIKAGDGDEQTIEFRVSKLNQVWNKALRMKLSPVKQAELHSDLKIQEKAELQWKKFKVEGLDENGEKEAQIRRNFNVILAKYGMDGKRDTRPLESNSLKDHDVRDGDIFEDPKLDKLWNKAKSSGKFTEDELLNLKREFQHHKDKIHEYNILMDTVSRTEEIHKNVISPLEGDGKEQAVQQKHTELKQKMSDLNQGFARLRKLSHEGFTEDSEFREPRVIELWEAAKRANLSNDELDSLKEELHHFETKVEKHSHYQEQLELSHQKLQHVEALGDKQHIKKNQEKYNTLAEKTREMGYKMKKHMQDLHNKISGEGLGHNEL